GCTCGGCCACGGGGGGGGCGGGGCCGCCGAGTATGTGACGGCCCGCCAGTCGCGGGTAGCCCTCGCTCCGGCCACGCTGCCCCTGACGCACGCGGCGGCGGTGCCCCTCGCCGGGCTGACCGCCCTCCAGGCCCTGCGCGGGGTGGGGCGGCTGCGCGCGGGCGAGCGGGTCCTCGTGTACGGCGCTGCGGGCGGCATCGGTGCCTTCGCGGTGGCGCTGGCGCGGCTGTTCGGTGCCCACGTCACGGGGGTCGCACGGGCCGCCAAGCTGGATTATGTGCGGAGTCTCGGTGCCCACGAGGTCGTCGCCACCGGGGAGCTGAACTTGAGCGGCGGGGAGCGGTGGGACCTCATCCTCGACACGCCGCCCGCCCTGCCCTTCACGCGGGCGCGGGAGGCCCTGACGCCGAGCGGGCGGCTCGTGAGCACCAAACCCGTTCCCCTGCACCCCGCCGAGATGTGGGCGAGCCTGAGCCAAACGGGGCCGCGCTTCACGGGCGTGCGGACGGCGGAACGCGGGCTGGACCTCGCCCTGCTCTCGCGCCTCATCGACGCCGGGGAACTGCGGGTGCCGCTCGACCGCACCTTCCCGCTGGAGGACATCCGCGCCGCCCACGAGTACGCCGAGGGACCGGAGGTGCGCGGCAAGGTCGTCGTGACGATGGTGGGGGAGTAGGGCGGGGCGGGCGTTCGGGGACCTTCTTCCACCGTCCTTCCGCCGTCGAAAAGCCTGGACAGGCGTTGCTTGCTACCCCCCACCCAACCTCCCCCACAAGGGGGAGGGGAAAAAGCACCCCTTCTCGAAGCCCTCCCACCATGAGTGGAGGGAAGGCGAGGCCGCGCGTGCTCGTCCCGTTCACGGGAGCTTGACTCTCTCCCCCTTCCCCGAACTGCCGATCTACACTCCCGCCATGCCCTCCGACCCTGCCCTCCGGGAGCACATCCGCCGCGAGCTGCACGTCCGTCCCGAGATAGACCCCGCCGCCGAGGTGGAGCGCCGGGCGGCCTTTCTGGCAGCCTACCTGCGGCAGACCCCGGCGCGCGGCTTCGTGCTGGGTATCAGCGGCGGGCAGGACAGCACGCTGGCCGGGCGGCTGTGCCAGCTCGCCGCCGAGCGGGTGCGCGAAGGGGGCGGGGACGCGACCTTCCTCGCCATGCGGCTGCCCTACGGGGTGCAGGCGGACGAGGTGGACGCGCGGACCTCACTCGCCTTCATCCGGCCCGACCGCACCGTGACCGTGAACATCAAGGGGGCTGCCGACGCGAGCGCCGAGGCCGCCCACGAGGCGCTGGGCACGCCGCTGCGGGACTTCGTGCGCGGCAACATCAAGGCGCGCGAGCGGATGATCGCCCAGTACGCGGTCGCTGGGCAGGAAAACCTCCTCGTCGTGGGCACCGACCACGCGGCGGAGGCGGTGACGGGCTTCTTCACGAAGTACGGGGACGGCGGGGTGGACCTCACGCCGCTGACGGGCCTGACGAAACGGCAGGGGGCGCGAGTTCTTCAGCACCTCGGCGCACCCGAGAGCACCTGGCGCAAGGTCCCCACCGCCGACCTGGAGGACGACCGCCCCGGCCTCCCCGACGAGGTGGCCCTGGGTGTAACTTACGGGCAGATCGACGATTACCTGGAAGGCCGCGAGGTGCCGGAGCAGGTCGCCGAGCGGCTGGAGGCGCTGTTCATAGCGACCCGCCACAAACGCGCCGTCCCCGTCTCCCCCTTCGACGAGGTGCTGGGGAACGAGGGGCTGCCGCGCCCGCCCCGGTAGAGGAGGTCTGTGCTTTTGCCCCTTGAATGCCGGATGTACAAGAGCGGGCGTGCCAGACGTTGTGTCGTTCTCCCTCTCCCCTTGCGGGAGAGGGCCGGGGAGAGGGGTGACGAACCACGCTCGTCCTTCTTCAAGACGATGAAAACACTCCTTCTCTCCAGTTCGTGATTCACATCAACCGTTCCCTGGGGGAGGCCGGGACTGACACGGCTCCGTAGGTGAGGGGGTGAACAGGCCCAGCCACTCAGCCAACGGGCTTCTCAGCTCCCCCCTCGTTGTACTCCGCCTCCGACGCCCGCTTGACCGGGTTGTTCCGCGTGAGGGGCGTCTCGGCCTCCGCTCCCCTCATGCCCTCGTTGCTGGGCGTGGGACCGGGCAGGAAGCGGTTGCCCAGCGCGAGGAAGTCGGCGGTGAGTTGCGGGGCGAGGGCCTGGGCGTAACGCAGCAGCAGGGCGGGACCGCCGATCATCGCCTCGGCGTCGCCGCGCACGAGGGCATCCACGCAGCGGCGGGCGGCCTCGGCGGTGTCCAGCGACAGCAGGGGGAGGTTGTCGGCGGTGGCGAAGAGGGCGTATTCCTTCTGGGCCTGCCCCTTGACCCGCGCGTGGCGGGGGCTGCCCGTCTGCATCAGCCACGGGCAGACGGTGGTGACGGTCACGCCGTCGCGGGCGAGTTCGGCGCGCAGGGCCTGACCCAGCCCCGTCACGGCGAACTTGCTGAAGGAATACGGCGTGAGGTGCGGCACGGCGACCTTGCCCCCGATGGACGACACGATCAGGACCCGCCCCTTCGACGCGCGCAGCAGCGGCAGGGCGAGACGGGTCAGCCGCAGCGGCGCGAAGGCGTTGATCTCCATGATCTCGCGGAAGTCCTCCTCCGTCATGTTCTCCAGCGGCCCGACCTGAATCAGCCCCGCGTTGTTCACGAGCACGTCCAGCCCACCGTGAACGCGGGCGGTCTCCTCCACGGCGCGGTCGAGGTCGGCCTTGTTCGTCACGTCGCCCGTGATCGTGTGGACGGTTCCTCCCCGGCCCCGCAGGTCGGCGGCGGCGCGGTCGAGGTCGGCGGCGGTGCGGGCGAGCAGGGTCACGCGGGCACCACGGGCGACGAACTCGCGGGCGAGCGCCAGCCCCAGCCCGCGCGAGCCGCCCGTGATCAGGACGCTCCGGCCCGTCAGGTGGTAGGGGGCGACGAGGGCGCGGCGGCCCACGAGGGCGGCCAGCCCGGCGGCGAGCAGCAGACGCTTGGGGGGACGAAAGGGGCTTCGGCTCATGCCCAAAGTCTGAAGCCCCCCCGCCCGCCGCCCCCTTAGAGTGAAGGCATGGACAACGCCGAGCCTCTGCCCGCCCGCACCCTCTTCACGCGCATCATCGCCCGCGAACTCCCCAGCGACGTGGTATACGAGGACGACCGCTTCATCGCCATCCGCGACATCGCGCCGAAGGCCCCCATCCACCTCCTCGTCATCCCCAAACGGGTGACGGCGCGCGTGGACGAGATCGAGGATGCCGCCGAGATGGGCGAGTTGTTCCTCACCGCCACGAGGGTGGCCCGCCAGCACGCCCAGGATTACCGCCTCGTCGTGAACTGCGGACCCGGAGGAGGGCAGATGGTCTTTCACACCCACGTCCACATCCTCGCCGGGTGGGAGAACGGACCGGAGGGGGACACGCAGTGAGCGGGCTGCCCTTCGACGCCATCCTCTTCGACTTCGACGGCGTGCTCGTGGACAGCGAGGGCCTGGGCAGCCGCGCCTGGGTCGAGGCGCTGGGCGAGCACGGCCTGACCTTCACCGTGGAGGACTTCGCGGCGGCGGTCGTGGGCCGCACCCATTCCGCCGTCTACGACTGGCTCCGCACCGACCACGGTTGGACCCCGCCCAAGGACTTTCAGACCTTCCTGGACGGACGATTCGAGGCCGTCTTCGAGGAACTTCTCCCCATCGAGGGTGCCCACGCGACCCTAGCGGCCCTGCGCGCGGCGGGCATCCCCTTCGCGGTGGCGAGCAACACCGAGCCGGGAAAGCTGCACCCCAAGCTCGTCAAGGCGGGGCTGGCCGACCTCATTGGCGGTCATGCCTATGACCTCGGGTCCGTTCATGGGCGCGGAAAACCCCAACCCGACATCTACGTCCACGCGGCGGCGGCCCTCGGCGTTCCCCCCGTCCGCTGCGTCGTCGTGGAGGACAGCCTGACGGGCGCGACGGCGGGCGTGGCGGCGGGCGCGACCGTGTGGGGAATGCTCGCCACCGGGCACGCCCACCCCGCCAACACTCAGGCTCTTCTGGACGTGGGCGCGGCGCGGGTGCTCAGGAGCCACGCGGAGT
Above is a genomic segment from Deinococcus sp. YIM 134068 containing:
- a CDS encoding HAD family hydrolase — protein: MSGLPFDAILFDFDGVLVDSEGLGSRAWVEALGEHGLTFTVEDFAAAVVGRTHSAVYDWLRTDHGWTPPKDFQTFLDGRFEAVFEELLPIEGAHATLAALRAAGIPFAVASNTEPGKLHPKLVKAGLADLIGGHAYDLGSVHGRGKPQPDIYVHAAAALGVPPVRCVVVEDSLTGATAGVAAGATVWGMLATGHAHPANTQALLDVGAARVLRSHAELQEALGLNMPT
- the nadE gene encoding ammonia-dependent NAD(+) synthetase gives rise to the protein MPSDPALREHIRRELHVRPEIDPAAEVERRAAFLAAYLRQTPARGFVLGISGGQDSTLAGRLCQLAAERVREGGGDATFLAMRLPYGVQADEVDARTSLAFIRPDRTVTVNIKGAADASAEAAHEALGTPLRDFVRGNIKARERMIAQYAVAGQENLLVVGTDHAAEAVTGFFTKYGDGGVDLTPLTGLTKRQGARVLQHLGAPESTWRKVPTADLEDDRPGLPDEVALGVTYGQIDDYLEGREVPEQVAERLEALFIATRHKRAVPVSPFDEVLGNEGLPRPPR
- a CDS encoding NADP-dependent oxidoreductase encodes the protein MRAARLHSFGPPSVLRVEEVAWPFPVRDEVLIRVHASSVNGTDLRLRAGGLGFLAAGQLPLTPGFDVAGEVAGCGPEVTAFRPGERVYALLGHGGGGAAEYVTARQSRVALAPATLPLTHAAAVPLAGLTALQALRGVGRLRAGERVLVYGAAGGIGAFAVALARLFGAHVTGVARAAKLDYVRSLGAHEVVATGELNLSGGERWDLILDTPPALPFTRAREALTPSGRLVSTKPVPLHPAEMWASLSQTGPRFTGVRTAERGLDLALLSRLIDAGELRVPLDRTFPLEDIRAAHEYAEGPEVRGKVVVTMVGE
- a CDS encoding SDR family NAD(P)-dependent oxidoreductase, whose protein sequence is MSRSPFRPPKRLLLAAGLAALVGRRALVAPYHLTGRSVLITGGSRGLGLALAREFVARGARVTLLARTAADLDRAAADLRGRGGTVHTITGDVTNKADLDRAVEETARVHGGLDVLVNNAGLIQVGPLENMTEEDFREIMEINAFAPLRLTRLALPLLRASKGRVLIVSSIGGKVAVPHLTPYSFSKFAVTGLGQALRAELARDGVTVTTVCPWLMQTGSPRHARVKGQAQKEYALFATADNLPLLSLDTAEAARRCVDALVRGDAEAMIGGPALLLRYAQALAPQLTADFLALGNRFLPGPTPSNEGMRGAEAETPLTRNNPVKRASEAEYNEGGAEKPVG
- a CDS encoding histidine triad nucleotide-binding protein, with the protein product MDNAEPLPARTLFTRIIARELPSDVVYEDDRFIAIRDIAPKAPIHLLVIPKRVTARVDEIEDAAEMGELFLTATRVARQHAQDYRLVVNCGPGGGQMVFHTHVHILAGWENGPEGDTQ